ACACGCGATCGGCAACATGCGGCTATTGAACAATTGTTGACCGCCGAAGTCTTCGAACTGCGGTACAAGGATCTAAACTGGGCAGTTCATCGGCTGGAGAAGCTGGTTCACGACAGACAGTAGTGGATTTTGCTTTACATCTGAAATGTTAGCCGGGCAAAAAGGAGAGACGCCATCTCTGACCCCCTAGCGATCCCACCAAGCATAAACAACCGGGCAATCCACCTTCGGCGAAGACTTGAAGAACGCAAATCCAGCGCGGGAGGAAGATCATGTTGCAAACCAATCCGGGATTTCAATCGACGCGAAGAACGCACATTTTTCGAAGTCAGGAACGGATCGACTGTCACTGAGATATGTCAGCTATTTAGGGATTTAGAAAGCGAAGGAGCTCTTGTTCATCGTGCTGGCTGAGCGATGCTCGCACCCGCATGTGGCGCACTACCGTGCCCGATATATTGGGCGAGAACCCATCAGGTGCCGTATGGCATCGCGAGCAGTTTTGTGCGAAGATGCGATCGCCCTCATTATGGAGCACCGGCGAGTTTTGTTTCGCGGATGCTTTCTGATCAACGTGTGCGGAGGTCCGCTGATTAGCTTGAGGCTGAGTTTGCGCGGCCATAAACGGCGTAAGAAGCGCAACTAAACCAAAAGCATAGGTGAAGGGATACGGCTGGTTCATTTTTGCTTTCCTTTCCAGGCCGGGAAGAGGAATCGATATACGATTCCAGTCTCCCAGATGTTGACGTTTCCGCTGGAAGAGAACTGCCGCGAATAGCTTGTGAGAATTCTCGTATTGTGCGGTAGGTTATAGTCCAGGCCGAAGTCTGCACGCTGTGAGTTGACTATTGGCAAACTATCGCTCGCTATGCTGTCGATTCGAAACGTCTGCTGAATACGGAAGATAGGCTCCACTCGGCCGATCCAGCTATTAAGTCCCCCGAAGTATGTGGGCCGATAATCAGCTTCCACCCAATAGCCCTGTGCGTGCTGTCCCCGAGCCCACTCTGAACGCAAACGAAAAGCACTATCCTTGGGCTCCCACCAGACATGCGTTCCGTAGAAGTTCTCTTGAGTGCCTTGCAAAAGCCGGCCGTAAGAAAAACCTACCTCCAGACGTTTCGCCGGCAGATACAGGCTCACGCGCCCACCGGAGGAGCGCTTTGAATTGAACTGTTCGTTCCCACTGCGCGCAGAGAAGTATGCAGCATAGTCAATGGAGAAGTTACGCCGTGAGATTGCGGATCCTCGCACCTGACCGCCGAGACCAACTCCTGTGGTCATAACTCCTAGTGTCTGGATCAATGGTCCATCCTGAAGATTATTAATCCAGATTGGAGATAGCCGTTCGTTGTAGGTTCCGAATGGGGTCAAGAAACTCCCGCCCACTACGGTCACATGCGAAGAAGCAATGTAATCGCCCTGAAGGTAGGTCAACCCAATGAAATGACTATGGTCGTAGCCGGACTGACCGTCAGCCTTGGGTGTAAAGTCCTCGAGCAGTGCCGCTCGAGACTCGATGAAAAAGTGATCTCCGATTGGTGCGGCTAACAAGGGCGAAACGATCGGCAAATAGGTGGTACTGCCCGCAGTGGTGTTTGTGAAGAACCCAACACCGCCGGAGATTAGCGGTGTGTCCTGGGCTTTGCCGTACTGTGTAGCGAAGAGTACGGCCACGCCGAATAGGAGCAGTCTCGCAGACCATCGTGATTTGAAAAAGCGGAAATCTCGTCTGGGGCACGGCATAAATGCAACTGTAGTTACGTCTCCAGCCGGATGTGTCTCAGGCTCGTATGTCCTTTGTCAAAGGTTTGTCATTCACCATCAAGCGAAATCTTCTGGTGTACCACCCCGGGATAGTGGCCCAACGGCTCAACCTTCTACGTGTGCGCATTCACTGATCTGTATGCTCGGCAATCGTCGATTGGCGCGAGGGGAAAATGACAATTGGTTTACAGCCCTATGACAAACGTCCCTAGAATCTTTCCTACAGTTGAAGTCACCAATGCAGGTTGGCGAGCAGCTCACGGCGTCGCGGAACGGCTTGGTATTTGTCTTGGTTCCGAGTCCGCATGAAATTTGAAGCGATAAAAGATTCTCTGAGCGCCGAACAACAAATCAGGCATGCGGTGCTGTTGACCTTCTGCGACCCGCCTCCTTCCCAGTGTTCGCTACTGCGGCATATCTCCTATAAGGATTGGAAGAAGCTGCTGCATTGGCTGGATACCAGTGGTCTTGCACTGTATTTTCTCGACCGGATGCTGGCGTTGCAACGATCCGAAATGCTACCGCCATTGGTACTGGAACGTCTGCAGCAGAATCTCCATGACAACATTGCCCGCACTCAGAGCATGGCGGCCGAATCAAATACGATTCACAGTGAGTTTCAGCACGCACACCTCTCGTATGCATCCCTTAAAGGATTTTCGCTCTGGCCACTTTCGGCGCCAAAGCCGTGGCTGCGATCGCAACTAGACTTGGATTTCTTAGTAGCGGAGGATCATATACCAGAGGCGCGCCGGATCTTGGAACAACGAGGCTATTACCTCCACGCGGTCAGCGGCAAGAGCTGGGAATTCAAGACGCCCCATGCTCCGGGCAGGTCCGTGAAGGATTTATACAAACCTCTTCCGTTGAGTTGCATAGAGCTACACGCTGAAACAAGCGATCAGAGCTACCCCTCAGTGCTCGCGCGAAAACATGAACTCGACTTCAATGATGTCTCCATTCCGGTGCTTTCTCGCAGCGATCTTTTCGTAGGGCAGGGGTTGCACCTGTTCAAGCATGTAGCCAGCGAGTTTTCACGGACTGCACACCTCGTCGAATTCTACCGGCATGTGCTCGCTCGTCATCACGATGACCTCTTCTGGGAAGAAGTCCAGGCTGCAGCTGAGGAGAATCCAAAAGCGGCTTTGGCACTCGGGGTCATTACTATGTTGACTACTCAGGTTATGGGTAATTTCGCTCCTGAGACACTGACAAACTGGACGGTTACTCACGTTCCGGCTCGCGTACGGTCCTGGGTAAGACTGTATGGATGCAAGTCTGTTCTTGCTAGCTTTCCGGGCAGCAAACTTTACCTGTTGCTCCAGAGAGAGCTTGAACGCGAAGGTATGCCCTCGAAGCGGTCGCTCCGAAAATCACTGCTACCGCGGAGTTTGCCGCCCGCGATTGCCCATACGCCTCCGAACGAGACAGTTCCGGAGCGGATCAGACGATACTTTATGCAAGTTAGTTTTGTATGTTTCCGCCTGCGCTTTCACGTATTTGAAGGTCTCCGCTATCTCTGCGAGTCGGTCAAATGGCGTCAGGGAACCCGTCGACTTGCACTTTGAATTGAGGTTCCACCTCGCTTCATGTTGGCAGCGGCTCATTTGTATTCAAACAAGCTCGACAGGGCGGAATAGGCAATCTATGCCAAGTCCTATTTGCCTGAAGCCCCGTTTTGCTGTTGGTGTAAAGACTCAAGGCGCGTGCTCAACTTTCTTGAGTTCAATCGCGCGCGCATGACATCGCAGTTGTGCTACTTCGCTAGGGTCTATGGTGCACACCGGGATTAATTCAGTGAGCCGGTATTTCACTGGTCTAAGCCACATCTCTGAGGCAACGCACGTATGTGACCGTCATTATCCATCTCTCCGTCTGTTTTTCTGTCGCAAGCCCCCGCATCCTGAACAGCAAGTCTGATCGGCCATCGAGCCATAAGCTGTGAAGATTGTCAATCGGCGCAAGGATAGACGCTGCAAGCCCCATCTCGCGCAGACAAGAGATTGACATTTGCCTTACGAAGGCATGACACCGCAGCGGTTCGAGTTCTTTACGTTGAGAGACGAAGAGAAACCTATGCTGATATCTTCCAGGCCATTCCGCATTCTCAAGCCAATTCGAATCATACCCTCGCTTGAGACTGCCTCCCGCTGTCGTATGTCGCGTTCGCACGCGGTTGCGGCAAGCGGCTTGTTGGCAATTACGGCGATGCTGGGTCAGTCTTCACGAGCGCAAGGAGTGTTCTCACCTCCTCAGACTACGACCCAATCTCCCTCAACTCCAGGCCCAGGTCTAGGAGCTACGGAGCAATCCCAAAGTGACGGATCGCAGGACGATAAAAGCAGCTCCTCAAGCACCCTCGCCGTTCCGGCTACCCTTTCCTCGAATCAAATCATCCATATCCTGCAGCAGAATCCCGATCTGGTCGTGGAGTTGAAGTCCCAGGTAGCCGATCACCTCCAACAGCAGGGGACGCCTATCGACGCCAACGATATCTCCGACCAGATGCTCTACAGCCAGATCGCAACAAACGGCGATCTGCGCGCGAACATCACGATGTTTCTTCGCGCAAGAGGGTACGTTTCGCAGGACGATCTCCAAAGTTTGGGCTCCAATTCAAATATCGGAACCGCGGAAGGCAGTGACCTGACCGGCCAAGAAAGCACTGGACTATCAGGTCAGTCTCCTGCGTTGGCTGGAAGTGATACTGCCAGACTTGCCGCAGCTGATCTCTCTTCGCCCGATCAAATCGAGGCTTCTGGTCGCGCAGCTCAGTTGGTAGGCTCGGCCGCCAATCAATCTTCCAACGAACCGATGCGTGGCCGTGAACCGGTGAATGGCTCCACTGACCCACCAAAGGTTCTGCGGCAGCCTGCTCCTTATAATCTGCAATCGATGCGTGATTTATATACGCAGATCCCCGAACAGACTCTCCCGCTCAAGCGCTTCGGTTCAGATGTATTTGTCAACCGCAACGTCTCCGCAATGGCTCGTGGCGGGGCTGGTCGGGACACCCCTCTGGACGTGCCACTGGGTCCCGACTACGTGATCGGCGCAGGTGACACACTCACGATCAACATGTGGGGTGGCATGACACAGAGTGTGAATCGAGTTATCGACCGCGACGGACGCATTTTGTTGCCTGAGGCGGGTTCGCTGGACTTGGCCGGGCTTTCGCTCGATCGCGCGGAGAGCCTGATTGACAGCGCACTTAAGAAACAATATCGAGATGTTAAGGTGACCGTGACCGTGTCGCGTCTTCGCTCCGTGCGAGTGTACGTTGTTGGCGATGTCCAGCGGCCCGGCGGGTATGACATCAGTTCTCTGGCAACTCCGTTAAGTGCACTCTATCTCGCGGGTGGCCCTACCGCGGCCGGGTCCCTTCGGATGGTGCGCCATCTCCGTGGAGAGCAGCTTGTTGAGAATATAGATCTTTACGACTTTCTGCTGCATGGAGTCCGCGCAAAGGGCGCCCGCTTCGAGAGCGGTGACACCTTGCTGATATCACCTATAGGACCACAGGTTGCCGTCGCAGGCGCGGTCAAGCGGCCCGCGATCTATGAATTGAAGCCCGGCGAATCGACGTTGGACCTCGCAATCAGCGATGCCGGAGGTCTTACTGCGGCAGCGTCTCTTGGAAACATCACGATCGAAAGAATCGATATCAATCGACAACGCGAGACAGTCACACTTAAGACCTCTGCGACCGGAGCTGCTGACGCCGACCGTGCCACCATTGCGGCGTTCCAGATCCGGGATGGTGATCGCATTCGGATTGCACCCATTCTGCCCTATAGTCAACGAGCGATTTATCTTGAGGGGCACGTCGTTCGCCCAGGCAGGCGTTCGTACAGTGACGGCATGCGTCTCAGTGACGTTCTGCACAGTTACCAAGACTTGCTGCCGGAGCCGTCGCCTGTAGGGGAGATTATCCGCCTCGTCCCACCGGATCTCCACGCAGAGACCATCAACTTCAATGTGCCGAATGTGCTCATCGGGAACAGCAATCTCGACCTTCAGACATTCGATACGATTCGCATTCTGGGTCGATACCAAGCGGATGCCCCAAAGGTGACGATCCAGGGCGAGGTACTGCGACCATCTACTTACCCATTGTCCGATGGCATGACGGCTGCACAACTCGTCCGTATGGCCGGTGGATTCAAACGCGACGCCATGCTCGATGAGGCAGATCTGACAAGCTACGGCGTGGCAAACGGAACTCGAGTCACGGGAAACTTGGTTACTGTTCACATCGGTACGGCCGTTGCGGGGACGGAGCCGAAAGCAGACGTTCTGCTCAAACCGGGAGACATCCTAACCATCCACCAGATCACCGGATGGAATGAAATCGGTCAGTCGGTACAGATCGAAGGACAGGTCGCTTATCCCGGCACGTATGGATTTCGAGAAGGAGAGCGCCTCAGCTCTGTGCTGCGACGCGCTGGTGGATTCCGCGAAACGGCATATCCAGCAGGTGCAGTACTTGTTCGTGATCAGGTGCGCGAACTCGAACAGAAGAGCCGCGAAGAACTTATTCGACAAATTGAGACGAGCTCGGCTTCGGCACGTCTTTCACCGAATCTGGGTGCAGGCGACTCCGGGGCAACGCTGAAATTGATCCAGGCGCAACAGGATCAGGTATTAGCCCGCTTGAAGAGTGAGCCACCAACAGGCCGCCTTGTCGTCCACATCTCGTCGGACATCGATATTTGGGCGAACACCTCTATCGACATCGAAATGCGTCGCGGCGACGTCTTGACGATTCCTAAACGTCCCGGGTTTGTTCTGATTACCGGTCAGGTATACAACGCCACGGCACTGACCTTTGCACCTGGCAAAACTGCGAGCTGGTATCTGCAGCATGCGGGCGGTACGAGTGATACGGCGAACCGAAGGGAGATCTTCGTGATCCGCGCCAATGGCTCGGTCATTGGTCGACATTCGGGCGGCCTGTTCGATCCTTCTGTCCTCTCCACAAAGCTTGGCCCCGGCGACGTTGTGGTTGTACCGCAGAAAGTGATTGGGGCCTCCCTCTTCTGGAAAAATCTCCTCACTGCTGCACAACTCGCGTCGTCGATTGCCATAACCGCAGCCGTAGCGAATATCTAAGGTCGCTGTGGTTGCACCACTCCGCGTACTGGACCCTGACACTCCTATGCCGAACGGGACGCTTCAATGCAAGACCAATCCGGGCAGTAAGCAACAACACCGCTCCCTGCCGAGGTCCAGGATATGAGCGAAAGTGTTATGACCCCGTACGTCGAATCCGCTGCGAAGTTAGCAGCTTCAGCGCCTACGGATTGGCCTAGTCGCGCAAGACTCCTTTGGCAAAGCCGCCGGACGCTTGCGCGTGTCACGGCCGTTGCGCTCGTAGCAAGCCTCACCATCGCATTCCTGATTCCCAAGCGTTACAAGTCCATTGCGAGCATAATGCCTCCCGACCAACAGGGCTCAGGTGCGATGCTGCTGGCTGCGTTGGCTGGACACTCTGGTAGTTTGGGCAGCCTCGGTAGTCTGGGAAGCATTGCCGGCGGCTTGCTCGGTGGGCACACCAGCACTGCACTCTACGAGAGCCTGCTGGAAAGTGGGACTGTCCGGGGAGGTCTCATCGATCGCTTCGATCTGCAAAAAGTCTACCGGTCGCGTTACCGCTTTACCGCTGCGAAACACCTGGCGAATATGACGAAGATCACGGACGACAAGAAGAGTGGCGTGATCACCATTGCGGTGCAAGACAGCGACCCGGTGCGGGCGCGTGATATGGCCCAGGCCTATCTGGATGAATTGAATAATTTACTGACGCGAACGAGCTCGTCCTCCGCCCGGCAGGAACGCATCTTCATCGAGAGCCGCCTTCACTCGGTAGGGGCGGATCTCGAACAGGCCCAGCTTGAGTTGAGCGAATTCTCTAGCAGGAACAGCACGATCGACATCAAAGAGCAGACACGTGGACTGGTCGAAGCAGGAGCAAGAGTGCAAGGTGAGTTGCTGGTTGAGCAATCTGGCCTTCAATCACTGCGTCAGATCTACGGTGATGGAAATGTGCGGGTTCGTGAGACCGAAGCGCGAATCGCGTCGCTGCAGCGAGATCTGCAGAAGATGACTGGGACTTCTGCCCCGCTGACTATAGGCGACGCTACCGGCAGCCACGCCTCGACGAACCCCAGCGATCAGGGGGAACTGTATCCGCCGCTGAGACAGCTTCCCCGTCTCGCCGTTCCGTATGCCAACCTGTACCGCCGCGTACGAGTGCAGGAGGCAGTATTCGAGCTGCTCACACAGCAATACGAGCTGGCTCGCATCGAAGAGGCGAAAATCATTCCAGTTGTGTCAGTCATTGATCCTCCGGGAATACCAGAGAAGAAGTATTTTCCGCCTCGTCTCTTGCTGACCCTATTGGGTACCTTCCTCGCGTTTGCGGCCACTTCAGCAATGATCGTGGTTCGTGAACACTGGCGTGCAGCCGACAGCCGCGACCCGCGTAAAGAACTGGCGATTGAGGTTTTATCGTGGATACGCAAACGCCTTTTCCGGGTATCCCGACAGGGGCATGTTGCCGAATGAAAAAACATCTCGTCAACGCAGTCTATGGAGTTCTCGACTACGGCTCATATCCGTTCGGGATGTTGCTGGTTGCGCCCATTGTGCTGCACAAACTCGGTGCGGCAGAGTATGGGATTTGGATGATCTCAACGGCGGTCGTCAGCGCTGGAGGCATCATCGCCTCGGGATTCTGTGACGCCAACATTCAGCGGGTTGCCATACTTCGAGGAATAGGCGCAACTGATTCGATGGTGAACTCTGTACGCAGCATGCTGGGCATCAATCTGGTGCTTGGCATTACGTTAACGGTTGCCTCCTGGATTGCCGCGTCGTATGCTGCGCGTCATATCACGGTCGCATCTTTCACTCCGGTTCAGGAGTGCCTGATTTGCCTCCGCATAGCAAGCCTGCTGATCCTGGTCCGCGCTATCGAAAGTGTAAGTGTAAGCACGCAGCGCGCATTTGAACAATATCGCGATGCAGTGCAGGTAAGCGTCGCGGTTAGACTCTTGACGCTCACTGCGGCAGCTCTACTCGTCCAATCTGGCCACAGTGTCATCTCCATTCTGACAGGCACCGCTGCCTTCCTTATCTCGGGGACGTACCTTCAGTTTCGTCAACTCTGGCGGCTTCTCGGCAGGCCCTCCTTGTTGCCTGCCTTTCATCCTGGTGAGACGCGATCGCTGCTGCGTCTCGGCATCTTCGCTTGGGTGCAGGCTCTGTGTGGCATTATCTTTGGACAGCTAGACCGACTGTTGCTTGGTGTCTATTTGGGTGCGGTGGCCCTCGCCCCTTACGCGCTGTGCATACAGTTTGCGCAGCCCGTCTTTGGGCTAGCTGCATCAGGACTCCACTTTTTGTTCCCCTATATCTCTGGACGCGCGGCTACAGTCTCCCGCGAAGTGTTGAAGCGCACAGTGTTGAAGGCATTCGCATGCAATTTGCTGCTTGTTTCTGGTAGTGCGGCCATGCTACTTAGCTTCGGACCAAGGTTGATCAGGATCTGGGCAGGAGGGGCAGTGGCACAAAGCGCCGCCGCTATCCTTCCTCCGATTGTGATCGGTTCGGCCCTTATGGGTCTGGGGGTGACTGGCATCTATGCCATGCAGGCTCTGGGGCTATTTCGCATGGCGGCCTGCATCAGCCTTGGAGGCAGGGCAGTCATGTTGGTTGTGATGATCTACCTGCTGCGCCATATGGGGATTGAAGGATTGGCAATTTCGCGAGTCGGATATGGCTCAATTGCACTATTGGTGTATCTGCCTCTCGGCTATCAGCTAGGGATAGTACGCAAGAAGACGGTAAGGGCTTCATCTCTCGCAACAGCCTGCGAACTTCATGAAGGGCCTCGTCTATGAAAATTCTCGTCGTCGCCGCCTCCTACTCGGCTAACATCTCTGGCCTTCAACGCCATGCCTTCAATATGGTGCGCTGTCTACTGCTTAATCCAGATATCACGGCGGTACACCTGGTCCTGGCCCCATGGCAGCGAAAGATGGCCGCGTCGGCCGGACTGGGTTCGGACCCGCGCCTTGCAATCCATTTTGAAGAGATGGACCGAGGAACCCTCGCGCGAAACCTGTGGTACTACAGGAAGCTTCCACAGCTCGTCTCCCGATTGAAACCCGATCTGGTTCATCTCACTTATCCGATGCCGGTCGATGCAGAGGCGATCCGATGTCCGACGGTGCTGACCTTGCACGATCTTTATCCGTACGAGATACCGAGAAACTTCGGGCTGCATAAAGTCCTTTTCAATCGAGTGATCTTGCAGCACTGCCTCAACTCCGTTGATGCGATTGCCTGTGTCTCCGAGACGACGATGAATCGGCTGAAGCAGTATGCCTCGACCAAGACTTATCAAAAAGCGACCCGCCTCTATAACTGCGTTGAGCCCGAACCCTTTTGTGCAACGCGATCTCCGCTTCCAGGGTGGCAGGGTGAGCCTTTTCTGCTTAGCGTTGCTCAGCATAGGCGGAACAAGAACATCCCTCTGCTCATTCGTGCATTCGATCGCTTGTTGCAGCAAGAGCAGATACACCCGGCGACGAAGCTGGTCGTGATCGGAATCAAAGGACCGGAAACTCATCTCATCGAAACACTGGTGTCTCGGCGTGGTCTGCACAAAAGTGTGATCTTCCTGGAAGGACTGGAAGAGATGGAATTGCAATGGTGCTACTCGTGTTCTGAGGCCGTCGTGCTGCCGTCAGTGACAGAAGGTTTCGGCCTGCCTGTCGTGGAGGCGCTTCTCGCCGGCTGCCGCGTGGTCTGTTCAGACATCCCTGCGTTCCGCGAGGTCGGCGACCGCCATTGCCGGTTCATCGAGCTGCGAGAAGATGCCGAGGAGGCTCTCGCGACGGGGATCAGAGCAACATTGGATAATCCAGCCAAAGAGCCCATGTCGCTTCCGCACCTCTCGGCAGAAGTTCTTGCGAACGAGTACGCGAGACTTTATCGCGACTTGATACCCGCCGCCTCGATAGCAAAAAGTATGACCCGCAACTCTTCAATCCAACTGGTGGCCCCAGAAAGACAGTCCCTATGAGAGAAGAAGACACGCCCCGGCCTTGGTTAACGTGGGCTGACGACGCGCGATTGGGTCTAATGAGACTAGACAGAATTTTGACAATTGACTAACTGACACATGACAACTTGAGGCGATTAATTCTCTACGGTATGAAGAGCGCTGAGATATTTCGCACAAGCAAGCAGGCATGTTACGCGATTGACAATTGCGCCCGGCTTCCACCCAA
The nucleotide sequence above comes from Tunturibacter empetritectus. Encoded proteins:
- a CDS encoding glycosyltransferase family 4 protein, translated to MKILVVAASYSANISGLQRHAFNMVRCLLLNPDITAVHLVLAPWQRKMAASAGLGSDPRLAIHFEEMDRGTLARNLWYYRKLPQLVSRLKPDLVHLTYPMPVDAEAIRCPTVLTLHDLYPYEIPRNFGLHKVLFNRVILQHCLNSVDAIACVSETTMNRLKQYASTKTYQKATRLYNCVEPEPFCATRSPLPGWQGEPFLLSVAQHRRNKNIPLLIRAFDRLLQQEQIHPATKLVVIGIKGPETHLIETLVSRRGLHKSVIFLEGLEEMELQWCYSCSEAVVLPSVTEGFGLPVVEALLAGCRVVCSDIPAFREVGDRHCRFIELREDAEEALATGIRATLDNPAKEPMSLPHLSAEVLANEYARLYRDLIPAASIAKSMTRNSSIQLVAPERQSL
- a CDS encoding SLBB domain-containing protein, with protein sequence MFSPPQTTTQSPSTPGPGLGATEQSQSDGSQDDKSSSSSTLAVPATLSSNQIIHILQQNPDLVVELKSQVADHLQQQGTPIDANDISDQMLYSQIATNGDLRANITMFLRARGYVSQDDLQSLGSNSNIGTAEGSDLTGQESTGLSGQSPALAGSDTARLAAADLSSPDQIEASGRAAQLVGSAANQSSNEPMRGREPVNGSTDPPKVLRQPAPYNLQSMRDLYTQIPEQTLPLKRFGSDVFVNRNVSAMARGGAGRDTPLDVPLGPDYVIGAGDTLTINMWGGMTQSVNRVIDRDGRILLPEAGSLDLAGLSLDRAESLIDSALKKQYRDVKVTVTVSRLRSVRVYVVGDVQRPGGYDISSLATPLSALYLAGGPTAAGSLRMVRHLRGEQLVENIDLYDFLLHGVRAKGARFESGDTLLISPIGPQVAVAGAVKRPAIYELKPGESTLDLAISDAGGLTAAASLGNITIERIDINRQRETVTLKTSATGAADADRATIAAFQIRDGDRIRIAPILPYSQRAIYLEGHVVRPGRRSYSDGMRLSDVLHSYQDLLPEPSPVGEIIRLVPPDLHAETINFNVPNVLIGNSNLDLQTFDTIRILGRYQADAPKVTIQGEVLRPSTYPLSDGMTAAQLVRMAGGFKRDAMLDEADLTSYGVANGTRVTGNLVTVHIGTAVAGTEPKADVLLKPGDILTIHQITGWNEIGQSVQIEGQVAYPGTYGFREGERLSSVLRRAGGFRETAYPAGAVLVRDQVRELEQKSREELIRQIETSSASARLSPNLGAGDSGATLKLIQAQQDQVLARLKSEPPTGRLVVHISSDIDIWANTSIDIEMRRGDVLTIPKRPGFVLITGQVYNATALTFAPGKTASWYLQHAGGTSDTANRREIFVIRANGSVIGRHSGGLFDPSVLSTKLGPGDVVVVPQKVIGASLFWKNLLTAAQLASSIAITAAVANI
- a CDS encoding Wzz/FepE/Etk N-terminal domain-containing protein, with product MSESVMTPYVESAAKLAASAPTDWPSRARLLWQSRRTLARVTAVALVASLTIAFLIPKRYKSIASIMPPDQQGSGAMLLAALAGHSGSLGSLGSLGSIAGGLLGGHTSTALYESLLESGTVRGGLIDRFDLQKVYRSRYRFTAAKHLANMTKITDDKKSGVITIAVQDSDPVRARDMAQAYLDELNNLLTRTSSSSARQERIFIESRLHSVGADLEQAQLELSEFSSRNSTIDIKEQTRGLVEAGARVQGELLVEQSGLQSLRQIYGDGNVRVRETEARIASLQRDLQKMTGTSAPLTIGDATGSHASTNPSDQGELYPPLRQLPRLAVPYANLYRRVRVQEAVFELLTQQYELARIEEAKIIPVVSVIDPPGIPEKKYFPPRLLLTLLGTFLAFAATSAMIVVREHWRAADSRDPRKELAIEVLSWIRKRLFRVSRQGHVAE
- a CDS encoding nucleotidyltransferase family protein, with protein sequence MKFEAIKDSLSAEQQIRHAVLLTFCDPPPSQCSLLRHISYKDWKKLLHWLDTSGLALYFLDRMLALQRSEMLPPLVLERLQQNLHDNIARTQSMAAESNTIHSEFQHAHLSYASLKGFSLWPLSAPKPWLRSQLDLDFLVAEDHIPEARRILEQRGYYLHAVSGKSWEFKTPHAPGRSVKDLYKPLPLSCIELHAETSDQSYPSVLARKHELDFNDVSIPVLSRSDLFVGQGLHLFKHVASEFSRTAHLVEFYRHVLARHHDDLFWEEVQAAAEENPKAALALGVITMLTTQVMGNFAPETLTNWTVTHVPARVRSWVRLYGCKSVLASFPGSKLYLLLQRELEREGMPSKRSLRKSLLPRSLPPAIAHTPPNETVPERIRRYFMQVSFVCFRLRFHVFEGLRYLCESVKWRQGTRRLAL
- a CDS encoding oligosaccharide flippase family protein, producing the protein MKKHLVNAVYGVLDYGSYPFGMLLVAPIVLHKLGAAEYGIWMISTAVVSAGGIIASGFCDANIQRVAILRGIGATDSMVNSVRSMLGINLVLGITLTVASWIAASYAARHITVASFTPVQECLICLRIASLLILVRAIESVSVSTQRAFEQYRDAVQVSVAVRLLTLTAAALLVQSGHSVISILTGTAAFLISGTYLQFRQLWRLLGRPSLLPAFHPGETRSLLRLGIFAWVQALCGIIFGQLDRLLLGVYLGAVALAPYALCIQFAQPVFGLAASGLHFLFPYISGRAATVSREVLKRTVLKAFACNLLLVSGSAAMLLSFGPRLIRIWAGGAVAQSAAAILPPIVIGSALMGLGVTGIYAMQALGLFRMAACISLGGRAVMLVVMIYLLRHMGIEGLAISRVGYGSIALLVYLPLGYQLGIVRKKTVRASSLATACELHEGPRL
- a CDS encoding c-type cytochrome, with product MNQPYPFTYAFGLVALLTPFMAAQTQPQANQRTSAHVDQKASAKQNSPVLHNEGDRIFAQNCSRCHTAPDGFSPNISGTVVRHMRVRASLSQHDEQELLRFLNP